Proteins encoded within one genomic window of Rossellomorea vietnamensis:
- a CDS encoding FtsW/RodA/SpoVE family cell cycle protein: MIKKIAKSYDYSLIAVYVFLCLFGLVMIYSASMVMAVERFGWDSDHFYKRQMINIIIGFIAFTIAAWFPYKAFQVSKIIKGLMVVIIGLLLAVHIFGYEVNNAKSWINLGFMPIQPSEFAKLAVIIYLGSVYSKKQAYIDDFNKGLAPPLLFLGFICFLVFLEPDFGTAAIIFAIGAIVISCSGISYKTFFKLAGLGVGFLIVLSPVIYLARGFIFTKERLSRIEAYLSPFKYAQGEGYHLVNSYLAIGSGGVKGLGLGQSVQKLGYLPEPQTDFIMAIIAEELGVFGVSFVILGLSYIVLRGIYTGVKCQDPFGTMLAIGISCMIGIQAFINLGGVSGLIPITGVPLPFISYGGSSLLVLSLSMGVLVNVSMFVKFEEKYKTKKENDYPSENKDNSKKIYGVKM; the protein is encoded by the coding sequence ATGATTAAAAAAATAGCAAAATCCTACGATTATTCTTTAATCGCTGTGTATGTATTTCTTTGTTTATTTGGCCTCGTCATGATTTATAGTGCCAGTATGGTCATGGCAGTGGAACGGTTCGGCTGGGATAGCGACCACTTTTATAAAAGGCAGATGATCAATATCATCATCGGCTTTATTGCCTTTACGATAGCAGCGTGGTTTCCGTATAAAGCCTTTCAAGTAAGTAAGATCATCAAAGGCCTGATGGTTGTGATCATCGGTTTATTACTTGCGGTACATATTTTTGGGTATGAGGTGAATAACGCTAAAAGTTGGATCAACTTAGGATTCATGCCCATCCAGCCATCGGAGTTTGCGAAACTTGCCGTCATCATTTACCTTGGTTCCGTTTACTCCAAGAAACAGGCATACATAGATGACTTCAATAAAGGTCTTGCACCTCCATTACTGTTCCTTGGCTTCATATGCTTTTTAGTATTCCTGGAACCTGACTTCGGTACGGCAGCAATCATTTTTGCCATCGGTGCCATCGTCATTTCCTGTTCGGGCATCAGTTATAAAACATTTTTCAAGCTTGCAGGGCTTGGAGTAGGATTTTTAATTGTCCTCTCCCCGGTCATATACCTGGCAAGGGGCTTCATTTTCACAAAGGAAAGGCTTAGCAGGATTGAAGCCTATCTTTCCCCGTTTAAATATGCACAGGGTGAAGGGTACCATTTGGTGAATTCTTACCTTGCGATCGGGTCCGGGGGAGTGAAAGGTCTCGGATTAGGACAAAGCGTCCAAAAACTTGGCTATTTACCCGAGCCCCAAACGGATTTCATCATGGCCATCATTGCTGAGGAGTTAGGGGTATTCGGGGTAAGCTTTGTCATCCTCGGCCTTTCCTATATTGTGCTCAGGGGAATTTATACAGGCGTGAAATGTCAGGATCCGTTTGGAACGATGCTTGCAATCGGGATTTCCTGCATGATCGGAATCCAGGCTTTCATCAATCTTGGAGGGGTATCCGGCTTGATACCGATTACAGGGGTCCCACTTCCGTTCATCAGTTACGGTGGATCGTCCCTCTTGGTGCTATCTTTGTCGATGGGTGTCCTCGTAAATGTGTCGATGTTTGTAAAATTTGAAGAAAAATATAAAACAAAGAAGGAAAATGACTATCCTTCGGAGAATAAGGATAATAGCAAAAAAATATATGGTGTAAAAATGTAG
- a CDS encoding YlaN family protein produces the protein MASEMTINHREKAYELLKADAEKILQLIKVQMDNLTMPQCPLYEEVLDTQMFGLSREIEFAVRLGLVDDQDGKDLIDSLERQLSALHEASTKK, from the coding sequence GTGGCGTCAGAAATGACAATCAATCATCGGGAAAAAGCCTATGAACTATTAAAGGCCGACGCAGAAAAGATATTACAACTTATCAAAGTGCAAATGGATAATTTAACGATGCCCCAATGTCCTCTATATGAGGAAGTATTGGATACCCAAATGTTCGGATTATCTCGTGAAATAGAATTTGCGGTCCGCTTAGGGCTTGTAGATGATCAAGATGGAAAAGATCTGATTGATTCTTTGGAAAGACAACTTTCTGCCCTTCATGAAGCATCTACAAAAAAGTAA
- the glsA gene encoding glutaminase A, whose amino-acid sequence MINTQEWLEGLVEKARPFASEGRVAEYIPALKDQNPHDLAISIYTLDNNSCYAGDHLKKFTLQSISKVITLALVLMDYGEEHVFSKVGMEPTGDPFNSIAKLETHKPSKPLNPMINAGALAVTNMIKGNTGMEKWHRLIEFINHMTGETVSYNEDVAYSELQTANLNRSLCYFMKQHGVITGNVEDLLVLYTKQCAVEMNCVDLAKMGAVFANDGIDPESGRELITRDVARVCKTFMVTCGMYNTSGEFAIKVGIPAKSGVSGGIMGSVPGKCGIGIFGPALDDVGNSIAGLKLLEMLSDEHSWSIF is encoded by the coding sequence ATGATAAACACTCAGGAATGGTTGGAAGGATTAGTTGAAAAGGCGAGACCCTTTGCATCCGAGGGAAGGGTTGCAGAGTACATACCCGCACTTAAGGATCAAAATCCCCATGATCTTGCAATAAGCATTTACACTCTGGATAATAACTCCTGTTATGCGGGGGATCACTTGAAGAAATTCACTCTCCAAAGCATCTCAAAAGTCATCACCCTTGCACTCGTATTAATGGACTACGGGGAAGAGCACGTTTTTTCAAAGGTTGGAATGGAACCTACAGGAGATCCATTCAACTCCATAGCGAAGCTCGAAACACACAAGCCGTCAAAACCCCTCAATCCGATGATCAATGCGGGGGCACTGGCTGTAACGAATATGATCAAGGGAAACACCGGAATGGAGAAATGGCACCGCTTAATCGAATTCATCAATCATATGACAGGGGAAACGGTCTCATATAATGAAGATGTGGCCTATTCTGAACTCCAAACGGCCAATCTGAACCGATCCCTATGCTACTTCATGAAGCAACATGGGGTGATCACGGGGAATGTCGAAGATCTACTCGTACTTTACACGAAGCAATGTGCCGTGGAGATGAACTGTGTGGATCTCGCCAAAATGGGAGCGGTATTCGCCAATGACGGGATCGATCCGGAGAGCGGCAGGGAATTGATTACGAGGGATGTAGCGAGAGTATGTAAAACATTCATGGTGACATGCGGGATGTATAATACCTCCGGGGAGTTTGCCATTAAGGTGGGGATCCCCGCTAAAAGTGGCGTATCCGGCGGCATCATGGGATCGGTTCCTGGTAAATGCGGAATAGGGATCTTCGGACCGGCACTAGATGATGTTGGAAACAGCATTGCGGGGCTGAAGCTTCTCGAAATGCTCAGTGATGAACACTCATGGAGTATTTTTTAA
- a CDS encoding peptidyl-prolyl cis-trans isomerase produces MESIIPIKGKVKFPITMDAGVWIFDDRKVDLTTYFDDKTEKVDELEEYTKAVSRHWSREIQEGATYPPTLKTEKRYEKEKILNGTFAIPFAPFLKNAEPLPEGASIVIETENGDHTLDINEADRLLIGFSKEGKPLRQNGPVHIYFTDGSNRDKPITDVRAFRVE; encoded by the coding sequence GTGGAAAGTATCATACCGATAAAAGGGAAAGTGAAATTCCCCATTACAATGGATGCAGGAGTTTGGATATTTGATGATCGAAAAGTGGATTTAACTACATATTTTGATGATAAAACAGAAAAAGTGGATGAGTTGGAGGAATATACAAAAGCGGTTTCCAGGCACTGGTCCAGGGAGATCCAGGAAGGTGCAACCTATCCGCCCACTTTGAAAACCGAGAAGAGATATGAGAAAGAAAAAATCCTTAATGGAACATTCGCCATTCCTTTTGCACCTTTTTTAAAAAATGCGGAGCCACTTCCTGAAGGAGCGTCCATCGTGATTGAAACCGAAAACGGGGATCACACTCTGGATATAAATGAGGCTGATCGGCTGTTGATAGGATTTTCTAAAGAAGGCAAGCCACTCAGGCAAAACGGCCCCGTTCACATTTATTTTACAGATGGTTCGAACAGGGACAAACCGATTACAGATGTCAGGGCATTTCGTGTGGAATAA
- a CDS encoding PhoH family protein: MNKIYVLDTNVLLQDPQAIYSFQDNEVVIPAVVLEEVDSKKRYMDEIGRNARHVSKLIDNLRQEGKLHEKIPLYTGGSLRIELNHRSFQQLQDIFVEKTNDNRIIAVAKNLSLEEEAKKDGKSVILVSKDTLVRVKADALGLQAEDFLSDRVIEVNDIYTGFIELYTEREFLNKFYEKGELTLTEITKQRFYSHQFLIMKDALGSSASALGMVDATGLKVKKLVYDQEHMWGIKARNVQQTMATELLLRDDISLVTMIGKAGTGKTLLALAAGLLQTEDFNKFNKLLVARPIVPVGKDIGYLPGEKQEKLRPWMQPIYDNLEYLFNTKKPGELDDILAGMGSIEVEALTYIRGRSIPDQYIIIDEAQNLTKHEVKTILTRVGERSKIVLMGDPAQIDHPYLDEYNNGLTYVVEKFKDQKLAGHVKLMKGERSGLAQLAADIL, translated from the coding sequence TTGAATAAAATTTATGTATTAGATACCAATGTCTTATTACAAGATCCACAAGCCATCTATTCTTTCCAGGATAATGAGGTGGTTATACCTGCAGTCGTTTTAGAAGAAGTGGACTCCAAAAAGCGTTATATGGATGAGATCGGAAGAAACGCAAGACATGTATCGAAACTGATAGATAATTTACGGCAGGAAGGAAAGCTCCATGAAAAAATCCCCCTATATACAGGCGGGTCATTACGGATTGAACTAAATCACCGCTCCTTTCAGCAGCTTCAAGATATATTTGTTGAAAAAACAAACGATAATCGGATCATTGCCGTAGCAAAGAACCTCTCACTCGAGGAAGAAGCAAAAAAGGATGGGAAATCGGTTATCCTTGTCAGTAAAGATACCCTTGTCAGGGTCAAGGCGGATGCTTTGGGATTACAGGCAGAAGACTTCCTGAGTGACAGGGTCATTGAAGTGAATGATATTTATACCGGATTTATCGAATTATATACCGAGAGAGAATTCCTCAATAAATTTTATGAAAAAGGGGAACTGACCCTTACGGAGATAACGAAACAACGATTTTATTCCCATCAATTCCTCATTATGAAAGATGCCCTGGGAAGTTCTGCATCGGCCCTCGGAATGGTGGATGCCACCGGACTCAAGGTGAAGAAACTGGTCTATGATCAAGAACATATGTGGGGGATTAAAGCGAGGAATGTCCAACAAACGATGGCGACGGAGTTATTATTACGTGATGATATTTCGTTAGTGACCATGATCGGGAAAGCCGGGACCGGTAAAACGCTTCTGGCACTGGCAGCAGGACTTCTGCAAACAGAAGACTTTAATAAATTCAACAAATTACTCGTTGCCCGCCCAATCGTTCCGGTTGGCAAAGATATAGGCTATCTTCCTGGTGAAAAGCAAGAAAAGTTGAGACCTTGGATGCAGCCGATTTATGATAATCTCGAATACCTGTTCAATACAAAAAAGCCGGGGGAACTGGATGATATCCTTGCCGGGATGGGGTCCATCGAGGTGGAAGCATTGACGTATATACGAGGTAGAAGCATTCCAGATCAATATATCATCATAGATGAAGCTCAGAACCTGACGAAGCATGAGGTAAAAACGATTCTGACTCGTGTCGGAGAACGGAGTAAAATTGTGTTGATGGGAGATCCGGCTCAAATCGATCATCCTTATCTTGATGAATATAATAATGGACTGACCTATGTAGTGGAGAAATTCAAAGATCAGAAATTGGCCGGACATGTGAAGCTCATGAAGGGTGAAAGATCAGGATTGGCACAGCTTGCGGCGGATATATTGTAA